A region from the Nostoc sp. HK-01 genome encodes:
- a CDS encoding band 7 protein codes for MEPIIAIVLALVGYALGSAKIINEGNEALVERLGQRHRTLRPGLNFIVPFVDQIVMEDTTREQILDIKPQKVITKDNVYLEVDGVVTWQITSMEDSFYKVEDMQVALSNLVTVELRTHIADRTLSETTSARNQMNQSLLQIVNETSKKWGVKIIRVDIQSITPPESVQKSMAEQQAAEIKKQAAILEAEGDRQAAIKRAEATKESIRILSEAITSKPETRDILRYLVAQEHVEASQKLSASNNAKIVFLNQGLSEGALDQMLGDTVGTEGNGNGQG; via the coding sequence ATGGAGCCAATTATTGCTATAGTCTTAGCGCTTGTAGGCTATGCGTTAGGATCTGCCAAAATTATTAATGAAGGTAATGAAGCCTTAGTTGAACGCTTAGGACAAAGACACCGCACACTTAGACCAGGCTTAAACTTTATTGTGCCTTTTGTGGATCAAATTGTGATGGAAGATACCACCAGAGAGCAGATTTTAGACATTAAGCCTCAGAAAGTAATTACTAAAGATAACGTCTATTTGGAAGTTGATGGTGTTGTGACTTGGCAAATTACCAGCATGGAAGACAGCTTTTATAAAGTTGAAGATATGCAGGTCGCTTTATCTAATTTAGTCACAGTTGAACTCCGTACTCATATTGCCGATAGAACATTATCGGAAACCACATCTGCTAGAAATCAAATGAACCAATCACTGTTGCAGATTGTGAATGAGACAAGTAAAAAATGGGGTGTGAAGATTATCCGTGTGGATATTCAAAGCATTACACCGCCAGAAAGTGTGCAGAAATCAATGGCCGAACAACAAGCTGCTGAGATCAAAAAACAAGCAGCTATTTTAGAAGCTGAAGGTGATAGACAAGCCGCCATTAAACGCGCCGAAGCTACAAAAGAATCAATCCGTATTCTTTCTGAAGCTATAACTTCTAAACCAGAAACACGGGATATTTTGCGGTATCTTGTGGCTCAAGAACATGTAGAAGCCAGTCAAAAACTTAGTGCTAGTAACAATGCCAAAATTGTCTTTCTCAACCAAGGCTTATCAGAAGGAGCATTAGATCAAATGTTGGGAGATACGGTAGGTACTGAAGGGAACGGGAATGGTCAAGGTTAA
- a CDS encoding dihydropteroate synthase, with translation MSGNLIIRGRCFEWGQRTYLMGVLNVTPDSFSDGGDFNSKSAALAQAQAMVAAGADMIDVGGQSTRPGAEQITLDEELQRVIPIVQTLRSEITVPISVDTTRADVAKAAIEAGADIVNDISAGTFDVEMLPTVASLNVPIVLMHIRGTPQTMQQMTEYEDLLGEITTFLTRQITAATKAGIDLEKIIIDPGIGFAKNYEQNLQLLRNLRSLTSLNCPMLVGVSRKSFIGRILNQPNPKARAWGTAAACCAAIANGADILRIHDVKEMREVSLVADTLFRSRD, from the coding sequence ATGTCCGGTAACTTAATCATTCGCGGGCGTTGTTTTGAATGGGGACAACGCACTTATTTAATGGGTGTGTTGAATGTGACACCTGATAGCTTTAGTGATGGGGGGGATTTTAATAGTAAATCTGCGGCGTTAGCTCAAGCACAAGCAATGGTAGCTGCTGGTGCTGACATGATTGATGTGGGTGGACAATCAACTCGACCGGGTGCAGAACAAATTACCCTGGATGAAGAATTACAGCGAGTTATCCCCATAGTACAGACGCTACGCTCGGAAATAACAGTGCCAATTTCTGTAGATACAACTAGAGCAGATGTAGCAAAAGCCGCAATCGAAGCTGGAGCCGATATTGTTAATGATATTTCCGCCGGGACATTTGATGTTGAGATGTTGCCGACAGTTGCTAGTTTAAATGTGCCAATAGTGTTGATGCACATTCGCGGAACACCTCAGACAATGCAACAAATGACAGAGTATGAAGATTTGCTAGGGGAGATAACAACTTTTTTAACAAGACAAATTACGGCAGCAACTAAAGCAGGTATTGACCTAGAGAAAATTATTATTGATCCGGGGATTGGTTTTGCTAAGAACTACGAGCAAAATTTACAGCTTTTGCGGAACTTGCGATCGCTCACATCATTAAACTGCCCTATGTTAGTAGGGGTATCGCGTAAAAGTTTTATTGGACGTATTCTCAATCAACCAAATCCCAAAGCACGCGCCTGGGGAACAGCAGCGGCTTGTTGTGCTGCTATTGCCAACGGTGCTGATATTCTGCGAATTCACGATGTTAAAGAAATGCGCGAAGTCTCTTTAGTTGCTGATACATTGTTCAGATCAAGAGATTAG